Proteins co-encoded in one uncultured Draconibacterium sp. genomic window:
- a CDS encoding TlpA disulfide reductase family protein — translation MKRLILLAAIIFMGTTFINAQELGLNIGNKAPELIGKSPDGEIIKLSDLQGKVVLIDFWASWCGPCRRENPNVVANYNKYKDAKFTKGKGFTVFGVSLDDSPERWKAAIKQDGLEWPNHICDFKKWNSKYRIIYQVRGIPDNYLIDEKGVIIAKKLRGPSLDAALHKILKEEM, via the coding sequence ATGAAAAGACTTATTTTATTGGCAGCGATCATTTTTATGGGCACTACTTTTATTAATGCCCAGGAACTTGGTTTAAACATTGGCAACAAAGCACCCGAACTGATTGGAAAAAGCCCAGATGGTGAAATCATTAAATTATCCGACTTGCAAGGCAAAGTTGTGCTGATTGATTTTTGGGCATCGTGGTGTGGCCCATGTCGCCGTGAAAATCCAAACGTAGTGGCCAACTACAATAAATATAAAGACGCCAAATTTACTAAAGGTAAGGGATTTACCGTTTTTGGCGTATCGCTCGACGATTCTCCTGAAAGATGGAAAGCTGCCATTAAACAAGATGGTTTAGAATGGCCAAATCACATCTGTGATTTCAAAAAGTGGAATTCAAAATACCGTATAATTTACCAGGTTCGTGGTATTCCGGATAATTATCTCATCGATGAAAAAGGGGTAATTATTGCCAAAAAGTTGCGTGGACCGTCACTCGACGCTGCTCTGCACAAAATTCTCAAGGAAGAGATGTAA
- a CDS encoding phosphoglycerate dehydrogenase yields the protein MFKIQTLNKIDPDGLKLFPLDNYEIASELPNPDAIVLRSFKMHDVEIPSSVKAVARAGAGVNNIPIEKCTEKGIVVFNTPGANANGVKEAVIAGMLMASRDYIGAANWAKTLIGEGDNVPALVEKGKKNFAGEEIKGKTLAVIGLGAIGVLAANAASALRMNVIGYDPYMSVKHALKLSREVQVVEGIQVLLQQADFITINIPLLPDTKGYINKDKFAMMKDGVKILNFARGGLVDHGDLKDAIESGKVAKYITDFPDEECLKLDNVISIPHLGASTKESETNCAIMAVEQMRDYLENGNIKNSVNFPAAELERNGGSRILIANRNVPNMVSQISTVLAAEGLNIDNMLNKKRDDIAYNIIDVDADKINDSVKEKLLAIDGIFMVRLINA from the coding sequence ATGTTTAAAATTCAAACTCTGAATAAGATTGACCCCGATGGTCTTAAATTATTCCCGCTCGACAATTACGAGATTGCAAGCGAGCTTCCAAATCCGGATGCTATTGTTTTGCGCAGTTTTAAAATGCACGATGTTGAAATTCCATCGTCGGTAAAAGCAGTAGCAAGAGCCGGAGCGGGTGTAAACAATATCCCTATTGAAAAATGTACTGAAAAAGGAATCGTAGTGTTTAACACTCCGGGCGCTAATGCCAATGGGGTAAAAGAGGCCGTTATCGCCGGAATGTTAATGGCTTCACGCGATTATATTGGAGCAGCAAACTGGGCAAAAACTCTAATTGGCGAAGGTGACAACGTTCCTGCATTAGTTGAAAAAGGCAAGAAAAACTTTGCCGGAGAGGAAATTAAAGGGAAAACACTGGCCGTAATTGGATTAGGTGCCATTGGTGTTTTAGCTGCAAATGCAGCATCGGCACTGCGCATGAACGTTATTGGTTACGATCCATACATGTCGGTAAAACACGCACTGAAATTGAGCCGCGAAGTGCAAGTAGTTGAAGGTATTCAGGTATTGTTGCAACAAGCCGATTTTATTACCATCAACATTCCCTTGTTGCCCGATACCAAAGGATACATCAACAAAGACAAATTTGCCATGATGAAAGATGGCGTTAAAATTCTGAACTTTGCACGTGGAGGCCTCGTAGATCACGGTGATTTGAAAGATGCGATTGAATCGGGTAAAGTAGCCAAATATATTACTGATTTCCCTGATGAAGAATGCCTGAAACTGGATAATGTAATTTCAATTCCTCACTTAGGAGCTTCAACAAAAGAATCGGAAACCAACTGCGCCATCATGGCCGTTGAACAAATGCGCGACTACCTGGAAAACGGTAACATTAAAAACTCGGTGAATTTCCCTGCTGCCGAACTAGAGCGCAACGGTGGAAGCCGTATTCTGATTGCCAACCGCAATGTGCCGAATATGGTAAGCCAGATTTCAACGGTATTGGCTGCTGAGGGATTGAACATTGACAATATGTTGAACAAAAAACGCGACGACATTGCCTATAACATTATCGACGTTGATGCCGATAAAATTAACGACAGCGTAAAAGAAAAACTGTTGGCTATCGACGGAATCTTTATGGTTCGTTTGATAAATGCGTAA
- a CDS encoding PAS domain S-box protein, producing MNDQTHQKIAHLHKIIDTTRQIQRLITSQDQAEAIIDKTCKILVKTRGYKFAWIALIDDTQNISYFSSHGDTTLGEDIKHQVFANETDKKFWHNIKEKPQTVAYKLPQKYLKNVDTECWIPFVTTIQENGQILGVMSVAVPAKDAKHPKEELCLIDISNNIAFALSKIEQHNTLKSNELRYKNLVNTLNDGLLIIQDGVMKFVNQSLSKLTGYSEQELLDKEFTMLVAPEELERVKMVYTAILEGKENNKNYDSIAITKQGQTFSVEITAVSTDFNNRPAFLVILHNNSELKRSLEQLKEREEYFHFLSDASFEGIIIHNNGVILDVNQQLLDIFGYSREDLIGENMLSVFITENYRKKAIESIRKEISQPYVAGVQKKDGTIGYAEIEARSITYKGKLVRIAAIRDVSQRFELQLELKRNKERINRLLDNLPGVAYNCLNDENWSMHFVSEGSFQLFGYHPNEITTGGTVMYRDLVHPDDRDNGRDIIQKAIDNKETFELEYRIITQQNEIKWVWERGKPISNQNNFVLEGFITDITQRKKLERWNEMLSKAVESSSTSIVITDINGKIEYVNPYFEEKTGYKREEVLGKKPSILKSGKHDYHFYKQLWETISTGKIWKGEFKNKKKNGQSYWEQVSISPIFDKHGKIIKYVAVKEDITEKRRTLKALKKAKLRAEQNEARFKALHNASFGGIAIHDKGKILDCNEGLSRITGYSYEELIGIDGLLLIAKDYRKLTRQNIERQYEKPYEAFGLRKNGENYPLRIEGRMIPYNNKQVRVVEFRDITEQKRIEKELILAKERAEQTDKLKSSFLANMSHEIRTPMNGILGFTELLKEPDLSRQQRTEFIETIQTSGERMLSTINDIIDISKIESGMVVLNMQDINLNAFINDLHYFFQPMMQKKNIDFKVNSNNGLPISIFHTDPDKLHSILTNLIKNAYKFTASGTIEFGYIVAGGTISFYVTDTGVGIQKDRQKAIFERFVQADIADSRVFEGSGLGLAITKSYTEMLNGSISLKSELGKGSSFKVSLPIPRFENTKGTNTEKVEHKVEDRLNHRLKILIAEDDPVSVELLKLLVNDVASEIFVARNGKEAVDIAEKTTNIDLILMDIKMPVLDGYSTTKKIREFNKSVKIIAQSAFAQQDDIKEAITSGCNHFVSKPINRKNLFEVIKELFKTE from the coding sequence ATGAATGATCAAACTCACCAAAAAATTGCACATCTGCACAAAATCATTGATACTACTCGTCAAATTCAACGTCTGATAACTTCACAGGATCAAGCTGAAGCAATAATAGATAAAACGTGCAAAATATTAGTAAAAACCCGCGGATACAAATTTGCATGGATTGCACTTATTGATGACACCCAAAATATAAGCTATTTTTCCAGTCATGGCGATACGACTCTGGGAGAAGACATTAAACATCAGGTATTCGCAAACGAAACGGACAAAAAATTCTGGCACAACATAAAAGAAAAGCCGCAAACAGTTGCATACAAGCTTCCCCAAAAGTATCTGAAAAATGTTGATACTGAATGCTGGATTCCATTTGTTACTACAATACAGGAAAACGGCCAAATACTGGGAGTAATGAGCGTTGCTGTTCCGGCCAAAGATGCTAAACATCCGAAAGAAGAACTCTGCCTCATCGATATATCGAATAATATTGCGTTTGCACTGTCGAAAATAGAACAACATAATACATTAAAATCAAATGAATTACGCTACAAAAATCTGGTTAACACCCTAAACGATGGATTGCTGATAATACAGGATGGCGTAATGAAATTTGTTAACCAGTCGTTAAGCAAATTAACCGGTTATTCAGAACAAGAATTACTTGACAAAGAATTTACCATGCTTGTTGCCCCCGAAGAATTAGAAAGGGTAAAAATGGTTTATACAGCTATTTTAGAAGGCAAAGAAAACAACAAGAATTACGATTCGATCGCGATAACCAAACAGGGCCAAACATTTTCTGTTGAAATAACTGCCGTATCTACTGATTTTAATAATCGTCCGGCATTTCTGGTCATCCTGCACAACAACTCGGAGTTAAAGAGATCGCTCGAACAACTCAAAGAAAGAGAAGAATATTTTCATTTCCTTTCCGACGCATCTTTTGAAGGTATAATTATTCACAACAATGGAGTAATACTGGATGTAAACCAACAATTACTCGATATATTCGGTTATTCGCGCGAGGATTTGATTGGAGAAAATATGTTATCGGTTTTTATTACTGAAAACTACCGGAAAAAAGCGATTGAAAGTATCCGAAAAGAAATATCCCAACCTTATGTTGCTGGTGTTCAAAAAAAAGATGGCACTATTGGCTATGCCGAAATTGAAGCCCGTAGCATAACTTACAAAGGAAAATTGGTGCGAATAGCCGCTATTCGCGATGTATCGCAGCGCTTTGAACTACAACTAGAATTAAAAAGAAATAAAGAGCGCATAAATCGCCTTCTCGATAACTTGCCAGGAGTTGCTTACAATTGCCTAAACGATGAGAATTGGAGTATGCATTTTGTGAGCGAGGGAAGTTTTCAGCTTTTTGGTTACCACCCAAATGAGATAACAACGGGAGGTACAGTAATGTACAGAGATTTAGTTCACCCTGATGACAGAGATAATGGCAGAGATATTATACAAAAAGCCATCGACAACAAAGAAACCTTTGAGTTAGAATACCGGATAATAACCCAGCAAAATGAAATAAAATGGGTATGGGAACGTGGCAAACCAATTTCTAACCAAAACAATTTTGTTCTGGAAGGATTTATTACTGACATTACCCAAAGAAAGAAACTGGAGAGATGGAACGAAATGTTGTCAAAAGCTGTTGAATCCAGCTCCACAAGTATTGTAATAACCGATATAAACGGAAAAATAGAATATGTAAATCCCTACTTCGAAGAAAAAACGGGATACAAAAGAGAGGAAGTTCTTGGAAAAAAACCAAGTATACTCAAATCGGGAAAACACGATTATCATTTTTACAAACAACTGTGGGAAACCATAAGCACGGGAAAAATATGGAAGGGAGAATTTAAAAACAAGAAGAAAAACGGGCAATCATATTGGGAACAGGTGAGTATTTCACCAATCTTCGACAAACATGGAAAGATTATAAAATACGTTGCTGTAAAAGAAGACATTACAGAAAAGCGCCGCACACTAAAAGCACTAAAAAAAGCCAAGTTAAGAGCAGAACAAAACGAAGCTCGTTTTAAAGCCCTACACAATGCCTCGTTCGGTGGGATTGCCATACACGATAAAGGAAAAATTTTAGATTGCAACGAAGGTTTAAGCCGAATTACAGGATATTCGTATGAAGAACTGATTGGCATCGATGGCCTGCTACTAATTGCAAAAGACTACCGCAAACTGACAAGACAGAATATTGAGAGACAATACGAAAAACCATATGAGGCTTTTGGGCTTCGAAAAAATGGAGAGAACTACCCATTACGTATTGAAGGAAGGATGATTCCGTACAACAACAAACAAGTTCGCGTAGTAGAGTTCAGAGACATAACCGAACAAAAAAGGATAGAAAAAGAATTGATACTGGCAAAAGAGAGGGCGGAACAAACCGACAAACTCAAATCGTCGTTTTTGGCTAATATGAGCCACGAAATAAGAACTCCAATGAATGGAATTCTGGGCTTTACAGAACTGCTTAAAGAACCCGATTTGTCGCGACAACAACGAACCGAATTTATTGAAACCATCCAAACCAGTGGCGAGCGAATGCTAAGCACCATAAACGATATTATCGATATCTCAAAAATTGAATCGGGAATGGTAGTGCTTAATATGCAGGATATAAATCTGAATGCATTTATCAACGACCTGCATTATTTCTTTCAGCCAATGATGCAAAAGAAAAATATCGACTTTAAAGTAAATTCAAACAACGGACTCCCTATAAGCATATTCCACACCGACCCGGACAAACTGCACTCTATTTTAACAAACCTGATTAAAAATGCTTATAAATTTACCGCATCGGGCACTATCGAGTTTGGCTACATAGTTGCCGGAGGTACCATTAGCTTTTACGTAACCGACACAGGTGTAGGCATACAGAAAGACAGACAAAAAGCGATTTTCGAGCGATTTGTACAAGCCGATATTGCCGATTCGAGAGTATTCGAGGGCTCAGGATTAGGGCTTGCAATTACAAAATCGTACACCGAAATGCTAAATGGCTCAATCAGTTTAAAATCAGAATTAGGAAAAGGCAGTTCATTTAAAGTTAGCTTGCCAATCCCCCGGTTTGAAAATACAAAAGGCACCAATACTGAAAAAGTTGAACACAAAGTTGAAGATCGCCTGAATCATCGCCTTAAAATTTTGATTGCTGAAGATGATCCCGTATCTGTTGAATTATTAAAATTGCTGGTTAACGATGTCGCTTCAGAAATATTTGTTGCCCGAAACGGAAAAGAGGCTGTTGACATTGCAGAAAAAACAACCAATATTGACTTAATTTTAATGGATATTAAAATGCCGGTGCTTGATGGCTATAGTACAACCAAGAAAATAAGGGAGTTTAATAAATCGGTGAAAATTATCGCACAATCTGCATTTGCACAACAAGATGATATAAAGGAAGCAATTACTTCAGGATGTAATCATTTTGTTTCGAAACCAATTAACAGGAAAAATTTGTTTGAAGTAATTAAGGAGCTGTTCAAAACAGAGTAG
- a CDS encoding Crp/Fnr family transcriptional regulator: protein MEDFYTRYNFLEPELQEEILQVAVRKKYTQHETLIREGQFISSFPMVLKGLIRVSRTSEAGNELLLYYLQADEVCAMSLTCCMARQISEVNAVAEVDTEVLMIPVEMLDTWTSKYPLWKQYVMQTFQNRFRELINTLDAVAFLKLDERLVKFFIDRHKKSGVQTYSGTHQDLALQLNSSREVISRLLKKLEKNGKVSLSRNFIDFSGLL, encoded by the coding sequence ATGGAAGATTTTTATACCCGATACAATTTTCTTGAACCCGAGCTACAGGAAGAAATTCTGCAGGTTGCCGTAAGAAAAAAATATACACAACACGAAACTTTAATCCGCGAAGGACAGTTTATTTCCAGTTTCCCGATGGTGCTAAAAGGACTGATTCGGGTTTCGCGCACCAGCGAGGCTGGCAACGAATTGCTGCTTTATTACCTGCAGGCCGACGAAGTTTGTGCCATGTCGTTAACCTGCTGCATGGCTCGCCAAATTAGCGAAGTAAATGCCGTTGCCGAGGTGGATACTGAAGTACTGATGATTCCGGTTGAAATGCTGGATACCTGGACAAGCAAATATCCCCTCTGGAAACAATACGTAATGCAAACCTTCCAAAACAGGTTTCGCGAACTAATAAATACTCTTGATGCTGTTGCCTTTTTAAAACTCGATGAGCGTTTGGTCAAATTTTTTATCGACCGCCACAAAAAATCGGGTGTTCAGACCTATTCCGGCACACATCAGGATCTGGCTCTTCAACTTAATTCATCGCGCGAAGTAATATCGCGTCTCTTGAAAAAGCTGGAAAAAAATGGTAAAGTTTCACTTTCACGAAATTTTATTGATTTTTCTGGCCTTTTGTGA
- a CDS encoding transketolase, producing the protein MSKSIEVKAADNVRILAAAMVEKAKSGHPGGAMGGADFVNILYSEFLNYDPSDMTWANRDRFFLDPGHMSPMLYGILSLAGFYSMEDVANFRQWGSVTPGHPEVDVERGVENTSGPLGQGHVMAVGAAIAERFLVARFGEWMAHKTYTFISDGGIQEEISQGAGRIAGHLGLSNLIMFYDSNDIQLSTETDEVTNEDTEMKYKAWGWNVVTIAGNDADAIRKALKDAQAETEKPTLIIGKTIMGKGAITEDGANFERQCSTHGQPLSGAGASFAKTIENLGGDPENPFVIFDDVKEYYEKRKAELIEAAAAKKAEQEKWEAANPELAAKLKAFFSKEVQKIDYSKIEQKAGIATRGASATVLSVFANEVENMIVSSADLSNSDKTDGFLKNTTSFKKGDFSGQFLQAGVCELTMAAIMNGMALHGGVIPACGTFFVFSDYMKPAARIAALQELPVKYIWTHDAFRVGEDGPTHQPVEQEAQIRLLEKLQNHSHKNSMLVLRPADGNETTVAWKMAMENTDTPTALILSRQGIKDVTTYETAQGATKGAYILQDCEGTPDVILLASGSEVSTLVAGAELLEKDGVKSRIVSVPSEGLFRTQSAEYQKEVLPAGVIKFGLTAGLPVTLEGLVGMDGKVFGLGSFGFSAPAGVLDVKLGYTGENVYNQVKELLA; encoded by the coding sequence ATGAGTAAAAGTATTGAAGTTAAAGCAGCTGATAATGTTCGCATTCTGGCTGCCGCAATGGTTGAAAAAGCAAAATCGGGCCACCCTGGCGGAGCAATGGGCGGAGCAGATTTTGTAAACATCCTTTATTCTGAATTCCTTAATTACGATCCATCGGATATGACATGGGCAAACCGCGACCGTTTTTTCCTCGATCCGGGCCATATGTCTCCAATGCTTTACGGAATTTTATCGTTGGCAGGTTTTTACAGCATGGAAGATGTTGCCAATTTCCGTCAGTGGGGAAGCGTAACTCCGGGACACCCCGAAGTAGACGTGGAGCGTGGTGTTGAAAACACATCAGGCCCACTCGGACAAGGCCATGTTATGGCAGTTGGTGCAGCCATTGCCGAGCGCTTTTTGGTTGCTCGTTTTGGCGAGTGGATGGCGCATAAAACATACACATTTATTTCTGATGGTGGTATTCAGGAAGAGATTTCGCAAGGTGCAGGGAGAATTGCCGGACACCTGGGATTGAGCAACCTGATCATGTTCTACGATTCAAACGACATCCAGCTGTCGACAGAAACCGACGAGGTTACCAATGAAGACACTGAAATGAAATATAAAGCCTGGGGATGGAACGTTGTAACCATTGCTGGTAACGATGCTGATGCCATTCGTAAAGCGTTAAAAGATGCACAGGCTGAAACTGAAAAACCAACCCTGATTATTGGTAAAACAATTATGGGTAAAGGTGCCATTACTGAAGATGGTGCTAATTTCGAACGTCAGTGTTCAACACACGGACAGCCATTATCAGGTGCCGGAGCTTCATTTGCAAAAACAATCGAGAATTTGGGTGGAGATCCTGAAAACCCATTCGTAATTTTCGACGATGTAAAAGAATACTACGAAAAACGTAAAGCTGAGCTGATTGAAGCTGCTGCAGCGAAAAAAGCTGAGCAAGAGAAATGGGAAGCCGCAAATCCTGAATTAGCAGCAAAACTGAAAGCTTTCTTCTCTAAAGAAGTTCAGAAAATCGATTACAGCAAAATTGAACAAAAAGCAGGTATCGCAACACGTGGTGCTTCAGCAACTGTTCTTTCAGTATTTGCCAACGAGGTCGAGAATATGATCGTGTCGTCTGCCGACCTTTCAAACTCGGATAAGACTGATGGTTTCCTAAAGAATACAACATCCTTTAAAAAAGGTGATTTTAGCGGCCAATTCCTGCAGGCAGGTGTTTGCGAACTAACAATGGCTGCCATTATGAACGGTATGGCACTGCACGGAGGAGTTATTCCTGCTTGTGGTACTTTCTTCGTATTCAGCGACTATATGAAACCAGCCGCACGTATTGCAGCATTGCAGGAGTTACCGGTTAAATATATCTGGACTCACGATGCATTCCGTGTTGGAGAAGATGGTCCTACTCACCAGCCGGTTGAGCAGGAAGCGCAAATTCGCTTATTGGAAAAATTGCAAAACCACAGCCACAAAAACTCAATGTTGGTATTGCGCCCCGCCGATGGTAACGAAACTACCGTTGCCTGGAAGATGGCTATGGAAAATACCGATACACCTACAGCGCTTATCCTTTCGCGCCAGGGAATTAAAGATGTTACTACTTACGAAACTGCCCAGGGAGCGACAAAAGGTGCATACATCCTTCAGGATTGCGAAGGTACACCAGATGTAATTCTGTTGGCCAGCGGTTCGGAAGTAAGTACTTTGGTTGCCGGTGCCGAGTTATTGGAAAAAGATGGTGTGAAAAGCCGTATCGTTTCTGTTCCTTCTGAAGGTTTATTCCGCACACAAAGTGCCGAATACCAAAAAGAAGTTCTTCCTGCAGGAGTTATTAAATTCGGTTTAACTGCCGGATTGCCTGTAACACTTGAAGGACTGGTTGGAATGGACGGAAAAGTGTTTGGTCTTGGATCATTCGGGTTTTCTGCACCTGCCGGAGTATTGGATGTAAAACTGGGTTATACAGGAGAAAATGTATACAACCAGGTAAAAGAATTATTGGCATAG
- the dnaJ gene encoding molecular chaperone DnaJ, with protein MAKRDYYEVLGVGKNASPEEVKKAYRKKAIQYHPDKNPDNKEAEEKFKEAAEAYEVLSNPEKKQRYDQFGHAGMSGAAGGGGFGGGGFSDIEDIFSAFGDIFGGHFGGFGGFSGGGGRSRGGRRVSRGSDLRVKVKLNLQEIVNGVEKKIKVKKYVACQHCNGTGAKNGSSYSTCGTCGGAGQVTRVQNTLLGQMQTTSACPTCGGEGKMITDKCNHCAGEGVIREEEVINIKIPAGVGEGMQLNVSGKGNTGRRGGINGDLLVVITEEDDQELVRDGNNLIYNLFLSFPEITLGTTAEIPTVDGKVKVKIEAGTQPEKILRLRGKGIPDVNGYGRGDLLVRVHVWIPKKLSNEEKRALEKLQDSPGFQDGPSAQEKSFFQKMKDMFE; from the coding sequence ATGGCAAAAAGAGATTATTACGAAGTATTAGGAGTTGGCAAAAATGCGTCTCCCGAAGAAGTAAAAAAAGCTTATCGTAAAAAGGCAATCCAATATCACCCGGATAAAAACCCGGATAACAAGGAGGCTGAAGAGAAGTTTAAAGAAGCAGCTGAAGCCTACGAAGTACTCAGCAACCCAGAGAAAAAACAACGTTACGATCAGTTCGGTCATGCCGGAATGAGCGGCGCTGCCGGTGGTGGCGGATTTGGCGGAGGTGGTTTCTCTGACATTGAAGATATCTTCTCAGCTTTTGGCGACATTTTTGGCGGACATTTTGGCGGATTCGGTGGATTTAGCGGCGGCGGAGGCCGTAGCAGAGGTGGCCGAAGAGTGAGCCGTGGTTCCGATTTGCGTGTAAAAGTAAAGCTGAACCTCCAGGAAATTGTTAACGGCGTTGAGAAAAAAATAAAGGTAAAAAAATACGTAGCCTGCCAGCATTGTAACGGAACCGGAGCTAAGAACGGTTCGTCGTACTCTACTTGCGGAACTTGTGGTGGAGCCGGCCAGGTAACACGTGTACAGAATACTTTGCTGGGGCAAATGCAAACCACTTCGGCTTGTCCAACCTGCGGAGGCGAAGGGAAAATGATTACCGACAAATGTAACCACTGTGCCGGAGAAGGAGTTATTCGCGAGGAAGAAGTAATTAATATTAAAATTCCGGCAGGCGTTGGCGAAGGCATGCAGCTTAATGTTTCGGGAAAAGGAAATACCGGACGACGTGGCGGCATAAACGGCGACTTGCTGGTTGTAATTACCGAAGAAGATGACCAGGAATTGGTTCGTGACGGAAATAACCTGATTTACAACCTCTTCTTATCGTTCCCCGAAATTACATTGGGTACCACAGCCGAAATTCCAACAGTTGATGGCAAAGTAAAAGTAAAAATAGAAGCAGGTACACAACCCGAAAAAATACTTCGCCTGCGCGGAAAAGGTATTCCTGATGTAAATGGTTACGGACGCGGCGATTTATTGGTTCGTGTGCATGTTTGGATTCCTAAAAAACTGAGCAACGAAGAAAAACGTGCGCTGGAAAAACTTCAGGACTCGCCTGGGTTTCAGGACGGACCTTCTGCACAGGAAAAATCATTCTTTCAGAAAATGAAAGACATGTTTGAGTAA
- the grpE gene encoding nucleotide exchange factor GrpE, with translation MAEEKVNKETEEEKDKATQVEDTATEKEEKADDKKEKKKKSKKDKKEEQLEELGEKLQELQDKHLRLQAEFDNFRRRTMKEKADLIKTGGESVIVNILPVIDDFERALDSMKHLEDEDAGKNGTALIYKKFQEFLKQNNVKEIEAQHADFDVDLHEAITKIPAPSEELKGKVVDVIQKGYCLNEKVIRFAKVVIGE, from the coding sequence ATGGCGGAAGAAAAAGTAAACAAGGAAACAGAAGAAGAAAAAGATAAAGCAACTCAGGTTGAAGATACTGCTACCGAAAAGGAGGAGAAAGCGGACGACAAAAAAGAAAAAAAGAAAAAATCGAAAAAAGATAAAAAGGAAGAGCAGCTGGAGGAATTGGGCGAGAAGCTTCAAGAACTTCAGGACAAACACCTGCGTTTGCAAGCTGAATTTGATAACTTCAGAAGAAGAACAATGAAAGAAAAAGCCGACCTGATTAAAACAGGAGGCGAATCGGTTATCGTTAATATACTTCCGGTTATCGACGATTTTGAACGTGCGCTTGACTCGATGAAACACCTTGAGGACGAAGATGCAGGAAAAAACGGAACAGCACTGATATACAAAAAATTTCAGGAGTTTCTGAAACAAAACAATGTAAAAGAAATTGAAGCTCAACATGCTGATTTTGATGTTGACCTGCACGAAGCCATTACAAAAATTCCGGCGCCAAGCGAGGAATTAAAAGGAAAAGTAGTTGATGTAATTCAAAAAGGTTATTGCTTAAATGAAAAGGTAATCCGGTTTGCCAAAGTTGTAATCGGAGAATAA